The Fibrobacter sp. genome contains the following window.
ATCGCGACATCTGCAGGGAATGTACAAGGAACCCTGGATTTTCGGTACGGAATGGAACCTGCTGTTCCGCGGTTTCTTTGACGAAGATTCCTCGGAACGTGAAGCCTACGGGGAAGTGGGTGTTTCCCGCGATATTGGCTTTGACTTTAATGTGGCTGTATTCCTGGGCCTCTCAGAGACGGAAAAGCGAACTTCCTTTGAACTGTCCTACGTTTCGCTGGACCGTTTTGTACTGCCTCGCAGCGGCACCCGTCTGAAAACTTCCGTGGTATGGAACATGGACCGCCCGGATTCCCTGGATAATTACTTGAAGGTCCGCGGTTCCATATCTCATTATGTGCCTGTTTACGGAAACTGGATCGTTCGTGCCGGCGGTCAGGCGGGCGGAACCTTCGCCACGGATGCTGACCTTGCTCGAAACGATATGTTCGCCTTGGGCGGTATGGATGACTTCAAGGCCTTGGATTACCGCTTTATGCGAACTCGCGCTTATGGCTTTTCGGAATTCGCCTTGCTTTGGCAGGACGGTTATGACTTGAGTATCGAAGGATTCTACACGCCCGGCCTTTATCGCGCGCTTCGCCCTGGTCACGGCTGGAAACGTGAACAGGAATATGGCCTCGCCTTTACCCAGTATCGCAAGAACTGGAGCGTCAACTTCTACTATGCCCTTCGCAATGGCGAAAGCTACCTGGACGGAATTGTAGGTGTGGGCGTGAAAACGCTGTTCTAAAATTGGAAAAGAAAAAGGCTTGAGTTTTCCACTCAAGCCTTCTGCATACTCGAAGGTTGATAATATTAGAACCAGTAAGTTACAGTAAACTGCATCTGGTAGTTCTGAATATCGATTTCGTAAGAACCGAGGGGGCCGAGATCGATGTCGTCAAAGACATTGGTAAGACCGAGGATGTAGCGGAAGCCTACGTCAATGTTCGGGGAAACATCGTAGCCGAGGCCGAATACCAAGCTGAATTCAAAAGTATTCTTCTTGTACATGTCGTCGAGGCTGCTTGCTATGCTAGATGCTCCGTAGCCATAGTCATAGTCGTCCCAACCATAGTCGTCATCATCTTCATAGAGACCGCTGCTAGAAACATCCCAGGAGCCAGACAGGATTAGGGCAATCTGCGGACCAGCTTCTACGTAGAGGTTCATGACTGGGGTATAGTGGAAGAGAACGGGAACGTCAATGGCCCATGCGGTGTAAGAAACATCGTCGTTACCAACGCGACGCAAGTCTAAGGTGACTTCGGGAATTACAGATGCCTTTTCGGAAAGAGCAATCTTTGCTGCTGCGCCAGCGTTAAAACCAACGCTCATACCGCCGGTAGTGCCTTGTTC
Protein-coding sequences here:
- a CDS encoding BamA/TamA family outer membrane protein, which translates into the protein MNKWFWTYVVVLVTFVATVFASEDCRVQRIVWSGDHSESDESVMAPLVGEPCEAWKISAARLQRDYENHGFLGAKVSGEMDSTGTLLLQVERGAAYVWAGAVNLDSSGTKPEVFQKLSGLKTGDLVSPQDLERSQRKLARMGYYEQTADVKMFRDPARNRIVPAFRMKSAAMSAAEVLLTYSSDGNQWEGLVDVNLYNILGTARDLELEGFTGEESRHLQGMYKEPWIFGTEWNLLFRGFFDEDSSEREAYGEVGVSRDIGFDFNVAVFLGLSETEKRTSFELSYVSLDRFVLPRSGTRLKTSVVWNMDRPDSLDNYLKVRGSISHYVPVYGNWIVRAGGQAGGTFATDADLARNDMFALGGMDDFKALDYRFMRTRAYGFSEFALLWQDGYDLSIEGFYTPGLYRALRPGHGWKREQEYGLAFTQYRKNWSVNFYYALRNGESYLDGIVGVGVKTLF
- a CDS encoding PorT family protein — protein: MFKKLLVAATCVASIASAQNIQFGGHAAINLTDWMSTEQGTTGGMSVGFNAGAAAKIALSEKASVIPEVTLDLRRVGNDDVSYTAWAIDVPVLFHYTPVMNLYVEAGPQIALILSGSWDVSSSGLYEDDDDYGWDDYDYGYGASSIASSLDDMYKKNTFEFSLVFGLGYDVSPNIDVGFRYILGLTNVFDDIDLGPLGSYEIDIQNYQMQFTVTYWF